The following is a genomic window from Bradysia coprophila strain Holo2 chromosome IV unlocalized genomic scaffold, BU_Bcop_v1 contig_5, whole genome shotgun sequence.
TAATGTGAGCCAAATATTGATTCGAGAAAAATACGGAACGTGATACCTGTTCCGCAGCTGGTGCAATATTTATGCATTACACCTACAACTTGAAATCTTGCAGTACTAATTGCAATTTGGGTATCTTATTACATTATCGGGcttgagataaaaaaaagtcttaaTTTGATGTCGAGTGTCCATTTGAACCAGAACCACGCAGAATTTCAGTAAgcaaaaaccacaaaaaataaGATGATCAAAATGCTTTTAAAGTTATATACAGTCAATGTGTTAGGTTAGGTCATCTTTATTAGTTATGTGTCCATCAAGTTAGTGTCTaggtttgcttcagctgtttttcgaGCTGATCAACtcatataaacaaaacataatacTTCTGCGTCTTTATAGTGGTTGCATAGTCACATATCGGGCTATAAATATTGAGAAGGAAGGTAACGCAGATCGCCATGGCGTTTTATTAAATACATGGGAGTTTTTCCACCAaagaaattcaccaaaatcgaattttgtCTGGTTAACTTTTAGTATGAAAAAGGTGTGCTAAAGGGGTATTACAATCTGTGTGACCTCCCCAAGTGCAGCATTGGTTACACGAACGCCTATGATATTAGTATCAGCACAGCACGCATAAAAACAGTTtgattgtatgagtggaccagctggtaaaacagATGAAAACTGAGACAGAAATTCGATTGACATTAACTGTAACTGAGACTTCCGAGACTTATGAGGAAGTTGTTTTATGAGAATCAGGGGTGGTGTTATTGAAAACCAGTGAAAAGTCTTTGAAAATTGCCAGACAAGTGGCTGTTGAGCAACTTTCTATTTTCCGCCTTTTCGCAGTCTTTTCATTCTTGTGATAGGGGAAATCAAAGTCTTCTTCATTTTAGCGAATCTCACTGTCGTATCTGCGTTGCTATGGAAATTATTAATACTCCCAGGTAACGAAATAAAGCAACAAGAAAAAACGGACGAAATACAAGAGTCATAATAGACGAAATTTAGAAGTGaaacaacatgaaaaaacgGACGAAATGCAGGAAATATGAGAATACAATGACACCGAGTGTTCGAAAAGACTACACATCCCGTACACATATTATACTCTCCAAGTTCACTATTTCTcacattaatttaaatattgatcGTTGAAGTTTTAAAAAgacgaacaaaacgaaaaaaaaaacaggtttTCTTCAGTgtaatctaaaaaaaactattatGACGAATTCAAGGTGGATATGGTAACAAACAGACGCCTATGCACTGCagctcattacaatacgttaCAAATTGTTAATATTGTACACAGAGAACAGTACTACACACACTTGTTATGTGTgttgaattttatcaaatgtTTTACGGCCTGATGCTTGCTACAAAGTGTACGACTCTGTTACAGGAAAACGCGGTTAGCATACACAGGCTGTTGGGAACAATAATCTTATCACATAATTTGTAGACTCAGACTCAGCGGATAACAATGAACCAATAAAATATCAACATACAACAGTTTTCTGATGACGAAATGTGTGTAATTGCGATAACCGAATGATAACATCACTAATGTGTGTATCGTACAACGAAactacattttcaataataatgaaaatcgCACACCAtcgaaattgtaaattaaatttcgattgATTAGAATAAAAGGCGAAGAAAACTTCCATCAAATTATGTTTGAATACAAATTTATAACGTAACGTaatcaaaaatggaaaatcgataattgattTCAATGTGTTGATATTTTAACAGCCACCACCAGTTATATATTTCGTAATAGGCTGTGTTATCCAGCTGGTTCGATACATGCACTCATGTAATGGAGGTATGCTTTCGGATCTTTTACAATTCATTTATCAAAGATAGTTTTTATGCCCGTTTAAAACGTGTACGGATCAGTATTCGCAAAGCATTGCTTTGAGCAATTAAAGCGTTTATttagtaaattaaattaaaaaattaacttacATGCTTGTGTGACACTGGATAAAGATAAAACACTACAATAAAAAACTTCAGATGTGACACATTTGACAGTTGGTGTTACCTGATTCCGTGTAGAGATGGGAGAGATTCACAGGGGTGACActacttgaaaaaaaaaatggttcaacTCTCAGCGCCATGGGTTTCTCTTTGTGATTTTCAAAACTAAAAATCTCAGTTGTGTCGGTTCTGTCAGTTGAGACCGTTGAGACGGTTGAATCATccttttgtcaatttttttgtttgttattgtttacgatgtttgcgatacggtGACTACGAAATAGGCTATTATACGGGCAGCATTTTAGAAGATGTTCTGGACACGTAAGAGAAACGGTAATAGCGAAGCTGGATTTGCATTACTAAAGACTTGTCACTTGTTGTTGAACCCATTGTTTAATGTGTAAAATTACCTTCTTGCTAACAGTTCAAGATCCCATCGATATCGAAATTAAATAATATTAAGGCAACTGTTTTATAAAAAGAGTCGACACACGATTCGAATAGGCTAAAAGtactaaacatttttttaaagctccTATTTTGTCCTAATTTATGACAATTTGtttcctaaatttaaaaaaaggaaaattaactGTTTAGTATTGCATCTCTATCATCTTCATCATCTTTCAACATACTGGACATACTGCAGTACCTTTCCCCCATCTACTCGCTGAACCAAACACTAATTACGACTCTCAACAACTTCAACGTACTCGAATAATCCTAACATTTCCCTTGTCTGAAAAGTCTCTGCTGGCCATTCTGCTGCAAACTCTTGTACGGTACGGTACGGTTCAATAAATATCCTAAAGGGCGGTCGAATTGGTAagcttaaaattttaatgcagaaaacagcaaacaattttataaacCCTATCCACGACCACAAAAATACAAAGTCAGCAATTATATTTACAATATAAAGATAACATCAACTAAGCTACGGAGCATTGTCTCAGATGATTCAAGGTCACGTATGGATGTAATATACAAAGCAAATTAATACTACATATCGGGCAGTGTATAATCGTGTGTAGTGACATATTTGAAACTGAAAGTGGAAATATTGTTAGTTCAATGAGTtagaacaaaacaattttttacaaaaatacatttgatCGCTTAATTACCGCAGTGCCTTTCACCAGatttttgtgttattgttACCTAAAAACGTCTTGAAATCCGGTAAACTTTGtaaatctgaattttttatgaagcAGATTTATTTGTCTGTCTTTGAGGTTCTTACTGTAGAATAggtcaaaattattattcatcgTTCAGTaagatacaaaaattgaaagttaGGAATTGTATTGAAACATGTACAAAATAGAAACCTCatttaatgaaacaaaatcattttcagcCCAGCCATGAATTGCAATAGTATTGCAGATGACATTTTCGATGAATATATCGAGTACATCGAGTATGACGATAACGATGATATCGACGATCTCGAAGATAGCAAAGAAAATCGTACGAACAATACAGACGTGGTCGgtcaaagagtttcaaaagAACAATACTCGCGAATGGACCAATTTCATAAAGGTAAAACTcgttttcgttgttgtttaaGGTGAACGTTACTTTGCAataattaccaaaaaattgcAGAGAATTGTGAAGCCTTGGTTGAGGGGACCGTTTCTGATCAGCTTTGGGACGATTTAACAAcagatttgaacgaaatgggTCCGTCCGTGCAATCTGTTCAAGAATGGAAAAGGAAATGGACGCTTCGTAAATACTACCACAAACGGCGGTTGCTTAAAGGTTCCAGTTCCAAAAATGTCTCAGGTAAACAAATCAGTTATCTATCTAAGTGAATCCAACTGCACAAAtgcattaaaatttataattcttCACATTGCTAGCTGATAAACCACCACAATCCAAAGCTGATAAACCGTCACAATCCAAAGCTGATAAGCCATCACAATCCATAGCTGATAAACCATCGCAATCCAGTCATTCCGTCGAAGAATCTTCAGGTGGTCACAGCGAATTTGAAATAGTGGTTTTAAAGAAACTCgacaaaatattaaacaaGCTGAATCAAGTGATTGAAACTCAAAGTTCCAAAATGGAATAGTTTTGTTCAAAACGATGCTTTATATCGGATacttataaataaacaaactgaATGAAGtgattgaaagttaaagttCCAAAATGGAATAGTTTTGTTCGAACGGATACTTAATAGCGGATACTTAGAAATATAAGTGTTATTTTGCTGTAAGCAATTAAATgatgtttaaaattaaaataaataaaaatggcaaaaaaaagtattaatttcaatgattCATAacggaaaattaaaattaaaaagttttcgaacattaCGATATCTAAGTGAAGGAATTGATAGCGGTAAAATACGGTAAAATGCTATAAAGTACACgggaatagtcatttgtgtacctcaTTTGTAAGATTGATTTTAgacaatttcgcgagttgtaggcCGAATgtagtgaggcttacaagcgaaagtgtctaaaatcaatcgttcAAAGCAGGtacacatgtgagttttcaagcaaagggccgaaaactggagaaaaaatcaaaaattaaccTCCTTTCGGCATGAAgcatgaaaatataatttgatatctcgtatcacaaTGAGTAGATATCAAATTACCTCCCTCATATGGTAGCATACCATTCTTCTGTAAGGAGGGTGAGGATGATTGGAAGAACAAAATTGAGTCTTGTTCTTATGTCATATCGGtacagtgaaaaaaaaacctctccACGAGAAATAGTGGAAAAAATCTGAATCTAAATGAAACTAAACGATTGCAATTGGGCGATTCAATTTCTTAccttttattcatttatccattgatagattttcaatttcggcCATCACTTATATTACAAAATTCACTGTAATGTATTGCTCACTTTGAGACTGATCAATGAGATGGTTGATTGCGTAATAATGcttcaacaaaaaagttcgacataaattgtgataaaaatatgaaaaaaattcatattttcatcaaaatttctgaaaaaaaaattcatatttttatcgcAATTTATGACgaacttttttgttgaagCATTATTACGTAATCaaccatttcatttttcagtcTCAAAGGTAAGCAATACAaagtatactttggggaggagGTCATGCATATGCAGATACCCGGGATACACACCAcgttacatacaaaaaattgagcCTTGAGCAATACATACAGTAATATACGTGATGGACCGAAACTGAAAATCTATCAAAGGATAAAAGGtacgaaattgaatttcccaATTGCTATCGTTTGGTTTCATTTagattcagatttttttcacTATTTCTCGTGGAGAGGTTGATCTGAATGATCTGAATCTAAATGAAACCAAACGATTGCAATTGGGAGATTCAATTTCTTACCTTTTATCGATTGatagattttttaatttcggtCCATCACTTATGTTACAAATTTCGGTGGAGCGTATTGCTCATCCTTGAGACTGAAAATGAAATGGTTCAACATAATTatgctttttcaaaaaagttcgacataaattgtgataaaaatatgaattttttttttcataaattttgatgaaaatatgatttttttttcatatttttatcgcAATTTATGTCGAACTTTTTTGTTGGACATAATTACGTAATCaaccatttcatttttcagtcTCAAAGTGAGCAATAAGTTACAGTGAATTTTGTAATATAAGTGATGGaccgaaattgaaaatctatcAATGGATAAAAGGTAAGAGAATGAATGTCCCAATTGCAATCGTTTGGTTTCATTTAGATTCagattttttcattatttctcgtggagagtttttttttcgtccatTTGGTTGACTTTATTTTAAATCGATTTAATTTCACAAtcataaattgcattttgcCACACTTTATATTTGTTTGATCAAATGTGCACAAAAATGTCCGGCGAATCTAATTCGTCAAATTCGTggtaacaaacaattttttctaatttagaGACTGAAATTCAAAGGTTTTagcgaaaattattttttatttttttcagttgaaaacatttttcactcCAAATATGAGTTTACTTTCATCCGAATCTTCTGTTTGTCACCAAAATTTGCTCAAGTCCATTCTCCTGATCTTCATTCTCCTCTTCTTCGTTCTcatcttcttcattttcttcctCTTCAGTATCTTCTCCTTCATTATCTTCTCCTTCATCCTCTTCTTCATCCTCCACCTCTTGCTCCTGGtcattttgtgttaaaaagTCATCGAAATCGGAATCGTCGGAATCATTCTGAAATATGAACGTTCcaatgaaacgaaatgaaacgaaattaaatgaaaatatctaTAACTTACTAGCATTCCCATGCACCATACAAAGGAGCCATCATTGTTCTATTGAcagtaaaaaattattcaattaaaagaaGATCCTGCTGGttgaaaaaattatcaaatattgGGACTTCAGTTATCTTAATAACGTTAACCAGACCTCACACTCAAAAATAGCATGAAATAAAGAATTTAGCAAGAAATAAGAAgaaggagaaaataaggaattTTTGGGGTCAGAAGTAGGATTTGTAAATTCaatgtaaattgtaaataaagcaaatatttgaaatcgactccaaacgaaaaacattttttagtttgttttcaCGTAAAGGATTTGTAAGCAATGTCTGactgaattaattaattcaaaagtAGCTGGGTGTAGACCTTTTTCTGTGGTCTACCACCAATAAGCAGGAGACGTTCGTATTacactcccaaaatttcagcTGCTAAACATAATTTAGTTACTATATCGATCATagtaaaatatatattatatcTATACATCCCGAATGGGCAGATTATTGCATTCTATCCAGCCCATGGAAAAATTGCAATCGAGTTGCATTTAGTGCAACTAAAGCTCGGATCAGGAACCCGTACAAgcgaatataaaaatattcaatttagtGTCAACTTACAATGTCGAGCTACATCCATCGGAATTGCACATTTATTccaacaaaacttaaattgaaacgTTTTATTTGATATTCCATCGATAGAGGACCTCTATTAGAGGTCAGGCTTAGAGATCTGAATATTTTTGACCTGACTTGAAttaacctgaaacctgaagaCAGCCATCAGGTACATCAGGTTCAACCAGTCAGGTCCATTTTAaggtttgtatgaaaaattgtatataaccCGTATTGTTTTGATAGCTGTTAGATTTCGTCTTTTCGAAACTTGTACCTTTTGCCATTTCATGTACACTTCATCCGAAACCGAAGTAAAAgaagaaatattaaataatcGGGTTATGCAATCTTCATCTCTTTTGTTTGATAGAGATCGGGTAAAAATAAGGACAAAAAGGAAAGTTAATAAAGGTAACGAGgacaaaaataaggaaattaaggaaaataagtAGTAGTGCGAGCCTGACgttaacaaattcaatttttattattctaaATGCTAAGTTGTACTAAGTACTTACTACTTTTAAAATGAACGGtttgttttcgttatttttgttattttgttccATTGCTGCAACGAATAATGTAGCGAATACAGCGGATACGAAAAGTAAAAGGGCGATTTTTGGCAACAATCAAAGAGATTGCTTTGGTTTTACATGATTTTAGAATGATTGAATTTGagaacaatagtacattaccaTACCAGTTAAGGAATTTGattatctcgtatccagatgagtaaaagaaTCCGAGGGcgtcagcccgaggtacttttgctcatcgtgatacgagataacaAATTCCTTCACGTGTATTGTAtgacgttttactttacgagcgaagGAAAgggttttcactagtgagCGAAAGGCCgcattccctcactagtaaagtaaacgATTGTTACTAACTATAGGAAACGATAGACAGTGTCTACTTTACATTGATCAATTAGAAGGTAAAAGGCGAATCAACTATTTTATCCGTACGGGTATCTCCGAACTCCTTATTATTAGATAAAAATGTCGGTAAATTATTTCAAGTGAGATGGCAGTCCTACTCGCCctttgtagattttttttagttcatcGAAGTCAGGAGCCTGTTGAAGGCTTTAGTTACGTTGCAGTTAATTACAGGCACATTGAAACAACAAAGTTCTCCAAAATgtacaatattttattcaaagattttttttacaattaaacAATTAACTATGGTGGCACTTGTGGCATTTGGCCATATTTgccaatacttttttttttagctgCATCAAAAGCTTTATGATAAATTGCATGGCTATTCTCAGCAACTTGTAGAGTTTTTTTGCGCAAAATATCATTTACTTCTTTTCTGAACATATCCAGATTGAGTTTAAcagtagttttttttatttcttcggAAACATCTTCGGAATGTTCCGGACAGCCCAGTCCTACGAGTTCATTACCTTTTAAAGATGCCACCAGTTTTCGTGATAGAAACTTTTCTTGGCAAATAAACGGCAATAGagttcgaatttttttaaataacaacTTAAAGCTAGACATGAATAGTAAGGTCGGATAAGTAAAAATCTGATTTTCCGTATCTGATGTTATTTCGCATTGCTTAAAAATGCCATGCTGAGCGAGCGGACAGTAAGCTTCCAAAGTATTTTTGCATGCCTCACATTTGGTTgaaagcaaaacatttttacacaCATTAGCAGACTCAAAAACGAAagcattttcttcaagaacGTTCAAATCAGATTCTTCTTCATTGTCAACATCCAGCTCAATTGTGTTTTC
Proteins encoded in this region:
- the LOC119071665 gene encoding uncharacterized protein LOC119071665; this translates as MNCNSIADDIFDEYIEYIEYDDNDDIDDLEDSKENRTNNTDVVGQRVSKEQYSRMDQFHKENCEALVEGTVSDQLWDDLTTDLNEMGPSVQSVQEWKRKWTLRKYYHKRRLLKGSSSKNVSADKPPQSKADKPSQSKADKPSQSIADKPSQSSHSVEESSGGHSEFEIVVLKKLDKILNKLNQVIETQSSKME